The following is a genomic window from Pararhizobium capsulatum DSM 1112.
TATCGCGATGGTGAAGAGATCGCTTCAGTTTTCGGCGGAGGCGCGAATTCCGCAAACAACGAGATGGAGGTGTCCGCCGTGCTTAAGGCAGTCTCATGGATCAACACTCACGCGCGCGCAGAAGATGCCGTGGTCTGGTCCGATTCCGTCTACGCGGTTACAGGCAGCAATCAATGGCGGCATATATGGAAAAACAACGGCTGGAAAAAGATCGTTGCAAACAAGAATAAGCGCGGTCGAACTGTTCCCTTTGTCAAGCTCTGGCAGGAACTTGATTTTCAGCTCCTACAAAATCCAAAGGTATCGGTTGCATGGTGCAAGGGCCATGTAGGAATTCCCGGCAATGAAAAGGCGGACGAACTTGCAGATTGCGGCAGCATGTTAGCCGCACGGTCGAAAGCCGCGACGAGGTGACCGTGTCATCAACTATTCTGCAGACAGGCGACCTTGTTTGGTTTCACCCCACCTGGACCATGAGCGGCCATCTCTTCCACTCGACAAACGATACGATGC
Proteins encoded in this region:
- a CDS encoding ribonuclease H family protein; translated protein: MMPTHDGLHVFADGSFEPNSGYGGWAFAAYRDGEEIASVFGGGANSANNEMEVSAVLKAVSWINTHARAEDAVVWSDSVYAVTGSNQWRHIWKNNGWKKIVANKNKRGRTVPFVKLWQELDFQLLQNPKVSVAWCKGHVGIPGNEKADELADCGSMLAARSKAATR